Proteins co-encoded in one Papaver somniferum cultivar HN1 chromosome 5, ASM357369v1, whole genome shotgun sequence genomic window:
- the LOC113282351 gene encoding serine/threonine-protein kinase D6PK-like isoform X1, whose product MKCIHCDLYVNQLTLRLAIVFFNENCSVLFHLWLSTSAAKSNIILFWTFFPFLQPESSKRCSFSDAVSCAYYATAVDYGMETVGYQMTTVAHLKQSHKMMARDHLQKKEPPTLSNKHFKSDNTKLLVAESSNHLDKQELDLLEAASEGPSSGLTFQETTRSGINKHLFDDLESCSSNYLPMPAKCVSGPCKEAYGHPNKHLVSHLIIRNCQSPPHSLYSGTQYTEAQDTFAPVEISECTSSFDKKSAGSTKVSNSLDFIESGKTSVSRGSSGSNVSDEVSDESSSSSFCSAVNKPHKGNDTRWDAIQAIRSRDGALGLNHFRLLKRLGCGDIGSVYLSELSQTRSYFAMKVMDKAALASRKKLLRAQTEREILQSLDHPFLPTLYTHFETDKFSCLVMEFCPGGDLHALRQKQPGKHFSENAARFYVAEVLLAMEYLHMLGIIYRDLKPENVLVRDDGHIMLSDFDLSLRCAVCPTLVKSSNPDMHSSKKNSGGYCIQPACIEPTCLIQPSCLQPTSCFTPRFLTSKPKKDKKTKPKNDPYKQVSPLPELMAEPTSARSMSFVGTHEYLAPEIIKGEGHGSAVDWWTFGIFLYELLFGKTPFKGSGNRATLFNVVGQPLKFPENPAVSFAARDLIRGLLVKEPQHRLAYRRGATEIKQHPFFQSVNWALIRCTNPPDVPKPFMAELLQSEMSTTPKTDNVSKVDVKPSGNYLEIDFF is encoded by the exons ATGAAGTGTATTCACTGTGATCTGTATGTTAATCAGTTAACGTTACGTTTGGCTAtagttttttttaatgaaaactgTAGTGTTTTATTTCACCTTTGGCTGTCTACTTCTGCTGCTAAATCTAATATTATTCTTTTTTGGACTTTCTTCCCCTTCCTGCAGCCTGAATCCTCAAAGCGGTGCTCATTCAGTGATGCAGTGTCCTGTGCTTATTATGCAACTGCTGTAGATTATGGGATGGAAACGGTTGGCTATCAAATGACTACTGTGGCTCATCTGAAGCAGTCCCATAAAATGATGGCTCGGGACCATTTGCAAAAGAAAGAACCCCCTACTTTATCGAATAAACACTTTAAATCAGATAATACGAAACTGCTAGTAGCAGAATCGAGCAATCACCTTGACAAGCAGGAGCTAGATCTACTGGAAGCAGCTTCGGAGGGTCCTTCGTCAGGCTTGACTTTTCAGGAAACGACCAGAAGTGGCATCAATAAACATCTGTTTGATGATTTGGAGTCCTGTAGTTCAAACTACTTGCCAATGCCAGCAAAGTGTGTTTCAGGCCCTTGTAAAGAAGCTTATGGGCATCCGAACAAGCATCTAGTATCTCACCTAATCATCAGAAACTGTCAAAGTCCTCCACACAGTCTTTATAGTGGAACTCAATACACAGAGGCTCAGGACACCTTTGCCCCCGTGGAAATTAGTGAATGCACTAGCAGTTTTGATAAAAAGTCGGCTGGAAGTACCAAAGTTAGCAACTCCCTTGACTTTATAGAGAGTGGGAAGACCAGTGTCAGCAGAGGCAGCAGTGGCAGCAATGTAAGTGATGAGGTAAGTGATGAGAGCAGCTCAAGTAGCTTTTGCAGTGCGGTAAATAAACCCCACAAGGGAAACGATACAAGATGGGATGCAATTCAAGCCATTCGGTCTCGGGATGGAGCGCTGGGATTGAACCATTTCAGGCTCTTGAAAAGGTTAGGATGTGGAGACATAGGTAGTGTATATTTGTCAGAGTTGAGTCAGACCAGAAGTTATTTTGCAATGAAGGTAATGGACAAAGCAGCTCTAGCAAGTCGAAAGAAGTTGTTGCGGGCTCAGACAGAGAGAGAGATATTGCAGTCTCTTGATCACCCCTTTCTGCCCACTTTATATACGCATTTTGAGACAGATAAGTTTTCTTGCTTGGTTATGGAGTTCTGCCCTGGGGGAGACCTGCATGCACTCCGGCAAAAACAACCTGGGAAGCATTTCTCAGAGAACGCGGCAAG GTTCTATGTGGCAGAGGTACTCCTTGCTATGGAGTATCTGCACATGCTTGGAATCATCTACAGAGACCTTAAACCCGAGAATGTTTTAGTTAGAGATGATGGCCATATAATGCTTTCAGATTTTGACCTCTCTTTAAGGTGTGCAGTTTGCCCAACTCTGGTGAAGTCCTCAAATCCAGATATGCACTCGTCAAAGAAAAACTCGGGTGGATACTGCATCCAGCCTGCTTGCATCGAACCCACTTGTTTAATTCAGCCATCTTGCTTACAACCAACATCATGTTTCACACCACGCTTCTTAACAAGTAAACCCAAAAAAGATAAGAAAACCAAGCCAAAGAATGATCCATACAAGCAAGTGAGCCCACTTCCAGAGCTCATGGCCGAGCCTACAAGTGCTAGATCAATGTCCTTCGTTGGTACACATGAGTACTTGGCGCCAGAAATTATTAAAGGTGAAGGCCATGGAAGTGCTGTAGATTGGTGGACCTTTGGGATCTTTCTCTATGAGCTTTTGTTTGGGAAGACTCCATTTAAAGGGTCAGGAAATCGAGCCACTTTGTTCAATGTTGTTGGACAACCTTTAAAATTTCCAGAGAATCCAGCCGTGAGCTTTGCTGCCAGGGATTTGATCAGAGGTTTGCTTGTGAAAGAGCCTCAGCATCGTCTTGCATATAGGCGTGGAGCCACCGAAATTAAGCAACATCCATTCTTTCAAAGTGTGAATTGGGCACTTATTCGCTGCACCAATCCTCCCGACGTGCCAAAGCCATTCATGGCAGAATTACTACAGTCGGAGATGTCAACAACACCAAAAACTGATAATGTGTCGAAGGTTGACGTTAAGCCTTCAGGTAATTACTTAGAGATTGATTTCTTTTAA
- the LOC113282351 gene encoding serine/threonine-protein kinase D6PK-like isoform X3 has translation MELGENAPESSKRCSFSDAVSCAYYATAVDYGMETVGYQMTTVAHLKQSHKMMARDHLQKKEPPTLSNKHFKSDNTKLLVAESSNHLDKQELDLLEAASEGPSSGLTFQETTRSGINKHLFDDLESCSSNYLPMPAKCVSGPCKEAYGHPNKHLVSHLIIRNCQSPPHSLYSGTQYTEAQDTFAPVEISECTSSFDKKSAGSTKVSNSLDFIESGKTSVSRGSSGSNVSDEVSDESSSSSFCSAVNKPHKGNDTRWDAIQAIRSRDGALGLNHFRLLKRLGCGDIGSVYLSELSQTRSYFAMKVMDKAALASRKKLLRAQTEREILQSLDHPFLPTLYTHFETDKFSCLVMEFCPGGDLHALRQKQPGKHFSENAARFYVAEVLLAMEYLHMLGIIYRDLKPENVLVRDDGHIMLSDFDLSLRCAVCPTLVKSSNPDMHSSKKNSGGYCIQPACIEPTCLIQPSCLQPTSCFTPRFLTSKPKKDKKTKPKNDPYKQVSPLPELMAEPTSARSMSFVGTHEYLAPEIIKGEGHGSAVDWWTFGIFLYELLFGKTPFKGSGNRATLFNVVGQPLKFPENPAVSFAARDLIRGLLVKEPQHRLAYRRGATEIKQHPFFQSVNWALIRCTNPPDVPKPFMAELLQSEMSTTPKTDNVSKVDVKPSGNYLEIDFF, from the exons ATGGAGCTGGGGGAAAATGCA CCTGAATCCTCAAAGCGGTGCTCATTCAGTGATGCAGTGTCCTGTGCTTATTATGCAACTGCTGTAGATTATGGGATGGAAACGGTTGGCTATCAAATGACTACTGTGGCTCATCTGAAGCAGTCCCATAAAATGATGGCTCGGGACCATTTGCAAAAGAAAGAACCCCCTACTTTATCGAATAAACACTTTAAATCAGATAATACGAAACTGCTAGTAGCAGAATCGAGCAATCACCTTGACAAGCAGGAGCTAGATCTACTGGAAGCAGCTTCGGAGGGTCCTTCGTCAGGCTTGACTTTTCAGGAAACGACCAGAAGTGGCATCAATAAACATCTGTTTGATGATTTGGAGTCCTGTAGTTCAAACTACTTGCCAATGCCAGCAAAGTGTGTTTCAGGCCCTTGTAAAGAAGCTTATGGGCATCCGAACAAGCATCTAGTATCTCACCTAATCATCAGAAACTGTCAAAGTCCTCCACACAGTCTTTATAGTGGAACTCAATACACAGAGGCTCAGGACACCTTTGCCCCCGTGGAAATTAGTGAATGCACTAGCAGTTTTGATAAAAAGTCGGCTGGAAGTACCAAAGTTAGCAACTCCCTTGACTTTATAGAGAGTGGGAAGACCAGTGTCAGCAGAGGCAGCAGTGGCAGCAATGTAAGTGATGAGGTAAGTGATGAGAGCAGCTCAAGTAGCTTTTGCAGTGCGGTAAATAAACCCCACAAGGGAAACGATACAAGATGGGATGCAATTCAAGCCATTCGGTCTCGGGATGGAGCGCTGGGATTGAACCATTTCAGGCTCTTGAAAAGGTTAGGATGTGGAGACATAGGTAGTGTATATTTGTCAGAGTTGAGTCAGACCAGAAGTTATTTTGCAATGAAGGTAATGGACAAAGCAGCTCTAGCAAGTCGAAAGAAGTTGTTGCGGGCTCAGACAGAGAGAGAGATATTGCAGTCTCTTGATCACCCCTTTCTGCCCACTTTATATACGCATTTTGAGACAGATAAGTTTTCTTGCTTGGTTATGGAGTTCTGCCCTGGGGGAGACCTGCATGCACTCCGGCAAAAACAACCTGGGAAGCATTTCTCAGAGAACGCGGCAAG GTTCTATGTGGCAGAGGTACTCCTTGCTATGGAGTATCTGCACATGCTTGGAATCATCTACAGAGACCTTAAACCCGAGAATGTTTTAGTTAGAGATGATGGCCATATAATGCTTTCAGATTTTGACCTCTCTTTAAGGTGTGCAGTTTGCCCAACTCTGGTGAAGTCCTCAAATCCAGATATGCACTCGTCAAAGAAAAACTCGGGTGGATACTGCATCCAGCCTGCTTGCATCGAACCCACTTGTTTAATTCAGCCATCTTGCTTACAACCAACATCATGTTTCACACCACGCTTCTTAACAAGTAAACCCAAAAAAGATAAGAAAACCAAGCCAAAGAATGATCCATACAAGCAAGTGAGCCCACTTCCAGAGCTCATGGCCGAGCCTACAAGTGCTAGATCAATGTCCTTCGTTGGTACACATGAGTACTTGGCGCCAGAAATTATTAAAGGTGAAGGCCATGGAAGTGCTGTAGATTGGTGGACCTTTGGGATCTTTCTCTATGAGCTTTTGTTTGGGAAGACTCCATTTAAAGGGTCAGGAAATCGAGCCACTTTGTTCAATGTTGTTGGACAACCTTTAAAATTTCCAGAGAATCCAGCCGTGAGCTTTGCTGCCAGGGATTTGATCAGAGGTTTGCTTGTGAAAGAGCCTCAGCATCGTCTTGCATATAGGCGTGGAGCCACCGAAATTAAGCAACATCCATTCTTTCAAAGTGTGAATTGGGCACTTATTCGCTGCACCAATCCTCCCGACGTGCCAAAGCCATTCATGGCAGAATTACTACAGTCGGAGATGTCAACAACACCAAAAACTGATAATGTGTCGAAGGTTGACGTTAAGCCTTCAGGTAATTACTTAGAGATTGATTTCTTTTAA
- the LOC113282351 gene encoding serine/threonine-protein kinase D6PK-like isoform X4: METVGYQMTTVAHLKQSHKMMARDHLQKKEPPTLSNKHFKSDNTKLLVAESSNHLDKQELDLLEAASEGPSSGLTFQETTRSGINKHLFDDLESCSSNYLPMPAKCVSGPCKEAYGHPNKHLVSHLIIRNCQSPPHSLYSGTQYTEAQDTFAPVEISECTSSFDKKSAGSTKVSNSLDFIESGKTSVSRGSSGSNVSDEVSDESSSSSFCSAVNKPHKGNDTRWDAIQAIRSRDGALGLNHFRLLKRLGCGDIGSVYLSELSQTRSYFAMKVMDKAALASRKKLLRAQTEREILQSLDHPFLPTLYTHFETDKFSCLVMEFCPGGDLHALRQKQPGKHFSENAARFYVAEVLLAMEYLHMLGIIYRDLKPENVLVRDDGHIMLSDFDLSLRCAVCPTLVKSSNPDMHSSKKNSGGYCIQPACIEPTCLIQPSCLQPTSCFTPRFLTSKPKKDKKTKPKNDPYKQVSPLPELMAEPTSARSMSFVGTHEYLAPEIIKGEGHGSAVDWWTFGIFLYELLFGKTPFKGSGNRATLFNVVGQPLKFPENPAVSFAARDLIRGLLVKEPQHRLAYRRGATEIKQHPFFQSVNWALIRCTNPPDVPKPFMAELLQSEMSTTPKTDNVSKVDVKPSGNYLEIDFF; the protein is encoded by the exons ATGGAAACGGTTGGCTATCAAATGACTACTGTGGCTCATCTGAAGCAGTCCCATAAAATGATGGCTCGGGACCATTTGCAAAAGAAAGAACCCCCTACTTTATCGAATAAACACTTTAAATCAGATAATACGAAACTGCTAGTAGCAGAATCGAGCAATCACCTTGACAAGCAGGAGCTAGATCTACTGGAAGCAGCTTCGGAGGGTCCTTCGTCAGGCTTGACTTTTCAGGAAACGACCAGAAGTGGCATCAATAAACATCTGTTTGATGATTTGGAGTCCTGTAGTTCAAACTACTTGCCAATGCCAGCAAAGTGTGTTTCAGGCCCTTGTAAAGAAGCTTATGGGCATCCGAACAAGCATCTAGTATCTCACCTAATCATCAGAAACTGTCAAAGTCCTCCACACAGTCTTTATAGTGGAACTCAATACACAGAGGCTCAGGACACCTTTGCCCCCGTGGAAATTAGTGAATGCACTAGCAGTTTTGATAAAAAGTCGGCTGGAAGTACCAAAGTTAGCAACTCCCTTGACTTTATAGAGAGTGGGAAGACCAGTGTCAGCAGAGGCAGCAGTGGCAGCAATGTAAGTGATGAGGTAAGTGATGAGAGCAGCTCAAGTAGCTTTTGCAGTGCGGTAAATAAACCCCACAAGGGAAACGATACAAGATGGGATGCAATTCAAGCCATTCGGTCTCGGGATGGAGCGCTGGGATTGAACCATTTCAGGCTCTTGAAAAGGTTAGGATGTGGAGACATAGGTAGTGTATATTTGTCAGAGTTGAGTCAGACCAGAAGTTATTTTGCAATGAAGGTAATGGACAAAGCAGCTCTAGCAAGTCGAAAGAAGTTGTTGCGGGCTCAGACAGAGAGAGAGATATTGCAGTCTCTTGATCACCCCTTTCTGCCCACTTTATATACGCATTTTGAGACAGATAAGTTTTCTTGCTTGGTTATGGAGTTCTGCCCTGGGGGAGACCTGCATGCACTCCGGCAAAAACAACCTGGGAAGCATTTCTCAGAGAACGCGGCAAG GTTCTATGTGGCAGAGGTACTCCTTGCTATGGAGTATCTGCACATGCTTGGAATCATCTACAGAGACCTTAAACCCGAGAATGTTTTAGTTAGAGATGATGGCCATATAATGCTTTCAGATTTTGACCTCTCTTTAAGGTGTGCAGTTTGCCCAACTCTGGTGAAGTCCTCAAATCCAGATATGCACTCGTCAAAGAAAAACTCGGGTGGATACTGCATCCAGCCTGCTTGCATCGAACCCACTTGTTTAATTCAGCCATCTTGCTTACAACCAACATCATGTTTCACACCACGCTTCTTAACAAGTAAACCCAAAAAAGATAAGAAAACCAAGCCAAAGAATGATCCATACAAGCAAGTGAGCCCACTTCCAGAGCTCATGGCCGAGCCTACAAGTGCTAGATCAATGTCCTTCGTTGGTACACATGAGTACTTGGCGCCAGAAATTATTAAAGGTGAAGGCCATGGAAGTGCTGTAGATTGGTGGACCTTTGGGATCTTTCTCTATGAGCTTTTGTTTGGGAAGACTCCATTTAAAGGGTCAGGAAATCGAGCCACTTTGTTCAATGTTGTTGGACAACCTTTAAAATTTCCAGAGAATCCAGCCGTGAGCTTTGCTGCCAGGGATTTGATCAGAGGTTTGCTTGTGAAAGAGCCTCAGCATCGTCTTGCATATAGGCGTGGAGCCACCGAAATTAAGCAACATCCATTCTTTCAAAGTGTGAATTGGGCACTTATTCGCTGCACCAATCCTCCCGACGTGCCAAAGCCATTCATGGCAGAATTACTACAGTCGGAGATGTCAACAACACCAAAAACTGATAATGTGTCGAAGGTTGACGTTAAGCCTTCAGGTAATTACTTAGAGATTGATTTCTTTTAA
- the LOC113282351 gene encoding serine/threonine-protein kinase D6PK-like isoform X2, which produces MFVFKKLPESSKRCSFSDAVSCAYYATAVDYGMETVGYQMTTVAHLKQSHKMMARDHLQKKEPPTLSNKHFKSDNTKLLVAESSNHLDKQELDLLEAASEGPSSGLTFQETTRSGINKHLFDDLESCSSNYLPMPAKCVSGPCKEAYGHPNKHLVSHLIIRNCQSPPHSLYSGTQYTEAQDTFAPVEISECTSSFDKKSAGSTKVSNSLDFIESGKTSVSRGSSGSNVSDEVSDESSSSSFCSAVNKPHKGNDTRWDAIQAIRSRDGALGLNHFRLLKRLGCGDIGSVYLSELSQTRSYFAMKVMDKAALASRKKLLRAQTEREILQSLDHPFLPTLYTHFETDKFSCLVMEFCPGGDLHALRQKQPGKHFSENAARFYVAEVLLAMEYLHMLGIIYRDLKPENVLVRDDGHIMLSDFDLSLRCAVCPTLVKSSNPDMHSSKKNSGGYCIQPACIEPTCLIQPSCLQPTSCFTPRFLTSKPKKDKKTKPKNDPYKQVSPLPELMAEPTSARSMSFVGTHEYLAPEIIKGEGHGSAVDWWTFGIFLYELLFGKTPFKGSGNRATLFNVVGQPLKFPENPAVSFAARDLIRGLLVKEPQHRLAYRRGATEIKQHPFFQSVNWALIRCTNPPDVPKPFMAELLQSEMSTTPKTDNVSKVDVKPSGNYLEIDFF; this is translated from the exons ATGTTTGTTTTCAAGAAACTG CCTGAATCCTCAAAGCGGTGCTCATTCAGTGATGCAGTGTCCTGTGCTTATTATGCAACTGCTGTAGATTATGGGATGGAAACGGTTGGCTATCAAATGACTACTGTGGCTCATCTGAAGCAGTCCCATAAAATGATGGCTCGGGACCATTTGCAAAAGAAAGAACCCCCTACTTTATCGAATAAACACTTTAAATCAGATAATACGAAACTGCTAGTAGCAGAATCGAGCAATCACCTTGACAAGCAGGAGCTAGATCTACTGGAAGCAGCTTCGGAGGGTCCTTCGTCAGGCTTGACTTTTCAGGAAACGACCAGAAGTGGCATCAATAAACATCTGTTTGATGATTTGGAGTCCTGTAGTTCAAACTACTTGCCAATGCCAGCAAAGTGTGTTTCAGGCCCTTGTAAAGAAGCTTATGGGCATCCGAACAAGCATCTAGTATCTCACCTAATCATCAGAAACTGTCAAAGTCCTCCACACAGTCTTTATAGTGGAACTCAATACACAGAGGCTCAGGACACCTTTGCCCCCGTGGAAATTAGTGAATGCACTAGCAGTTTTGATAAAAAGTCGGCTGGAAGTACCAAAGTTAGCAACTCCCTTGACTTTATAGAGAGTGGGAAGACCAGTGTCAGCAGAGGCAGCAGTGGCAGCAATGTAAGTGATGAGGTAAGTGATGAGAGCAGCTCAAGTAGCTTTTGCAGTGCGGTAAATAAACCCCACAAGGGAAACGATACAAGATGGGATGCAATTCAAGCCATTCGGTCTCGGGATGGAGCGCTGGGATTGAACCATTTCAGGCTCTTGAAAAGGTTAGGATGTGGAGACATAGGTAGTGTATATTTGTCAGAGTTGAGTCAGACCAGAAGTTATTTTGCAATGAAGGTAATGGACAAAGCAGCTCTAGCAAGTCGAAAGAAGTTGTTGCGGGCTCAGACAGAGAGAGAGATATTGCAGTCTCTTGATCACCCCTTTCTGCCCACTTTATATACGCATTTTGAGACAGATAAGTTTTCTTGCTTGGTTATGGAGTTCTGCCCTGGGGGAGACCTGCATGCACTCCGGCAAAAACAACCTGGGAAGCATTTCTCAGAGAACGCGGCAAG GTTCTATGTGGCAGAGGTACTCCTTGCTATGGAGTATCTGCACATGCTTGGAATCATCTACAGAGACCTTAAACCCGAGAATGTTTTAGTTAGAGATGATGGCCATATAATGCTTTCAGATTTTGACCTCTCTTTAAGGTGTGCAGTTTGCCCAACTCTGGTGAAGTCCTCAAATCCAGATATGCACTCGTCAAAGAAAAACTCGGGTGGATACTGCATCCAGCCTGCTTGCATCGAACCCACTTGTTTAATTCAGCCATCTTGCTTACAACCAACATCATGTTTCACACCACGCTTCTTAACAAGTAAACCCAAAAAAGATAAGAAAACCAAGCCAAAGAATGATCCATACAAGCAAGTGAGCCCACTTCCAGAGCTCATGGCCGAGCCTACAAGTGCTAGATCAATGTCCTTCGTTGGTACACATGAGTACTTGGCGCCAGAAATTATTAAAGGTGAAGGCCATGGAAGTGCTGTAGATTGGTGGACCTTTGGGATCTTTCTCTATGAGCTTTTGTTTGGGAAGACTCCATTTAAAGGGTCAGGAAATCGAGCCACTTTGTTCAATGTTGTTGGACAACCTTTAAAATTTCCAGAGAATCCAGCCGTGAGCTTTGCTGCCAGGGATTTGATCAGAGGTTTGCTTGTGAAAGAGCCTCAGCATCGTCTTGCATATAGGCGTGGAGCCACCGAAATTAAGCAACATCCATTCTTTCAAAGTGTGAATTGGGCACTTATTCGCTGCACCAATCCTCCCGACGTGCCAAAGCCATTCATGGCAGAATTACTACAGTCGGAGATGTCAACAACACCAAAAACTGATAATGTGTCGAAGGTTGACGTTAAGCCTTCAGGTAATTACTTAGAGATTGATTTCTTTTAA